The Clostridium septicum genome contains a region encoding:
- a CDS encoding hydroxyethylthiazole kinase has protein sequence MQINIEALTDILDIQKDSKPLIHCISNLVTINDLVQSILCYSGKPIIAQGIEEVNEIACNSKGLLLNLGTLDSNRVEAMEKSLKAVRKKNIPVLLDIDGIDMSFFRQDTALRFLTRYNINIVKGKLSEFKRLVDSESNINNIDSIDITIKGNCEIRSEIKNVARKFRNIVVVVDKEYYVTDGFSEFFIMNGDVIFEKIYSINTIFSGLIATGMAVTSTKAEMIKAILVAIVTIGVCQELVLQKKKESDGLIILKQHLFDEIFNIKKEDLKKMGNIIYEFKR, from the coding sequence ATGCAAATTAATATAGAGGCTTTAACCGATATTTTAGACATTCAAAAGGATAGCAAACCTCTTATACATTGTATTTCTAATTTGGTTACTATAAATGACTTAGTACAAAGTATTTTATGTTACAGCGGTAAGCCTATAATAGCTCAGGGAATAGAAGAAGTTAATGAAATAGCTTGCAATTCTAAAGGATTGTTATTAAATTTGGGAACATTAGATAGTAATAGGGTAGAAGCAATGGAAAAATCACTAAAGGCAGTAAGAAAGAAAAATATTCCAGTATTATTAGATATAGATGGAATAGACATGTCTTTTTTTAGACAAGATACAGCTTTAAGGTTTTTAACAAGATACAATATAAATATAGTAAAGGGAAAACTCTCAGAATTTAAGAGGTTAGTTGATAGTGAAAGTAATATAAATAATATTGATTCCATTGACATAACAATAAAGGGAAATTGTGAAATAAGATCAGAAATAAAAAATGTGGCAAGAAAATTTAGAAATATAGTGGTGGTAGTAGATAAAGAGTATTATGTAACAGATGGATTTAGTGAATTTTTTATAATGAATGGAGATGTAATATTTGAAAAAATATATAGTATTAATACTATATTTAGCGGATTAATTGCTACTGGCATGGCGGTAACTTCTACAAAGGCAGAAATGATAAAAGCGATTTTAGTAGCAATTGTAACTATAGGTGTATGCCAGGAGTTAGTATTGCAAAAGAAAAAGGAAAGCGATGGATTAATTATTTTAAAACAACACTTATTTGATGAGATATTTAATATAAAAAAGGAAGATTTAAAGAAAATGGGAAATATAATATATGAGTTTAAAAGATAA
- the sdaAA gene encoding L-serine ammonia-lyase, iron-sulfur-dependent, subunit alpha, whose protein sequence is MFARSGEELLEICNNENINLSEYAIRFEMENNELSRDEVYEKMRKNLEVMKVGAMEGREKAVYSVSGLIGGDAYKLQKYLESGKSLTGDTMIMAMAMALSSSEVNASMGKIVACPTAGSCGIVPSVILSAGEKLGKNDKELIEALFAASAVGMIIGMNATLAGAEGGCQAECGSAAAMASAAVVEMMGGTPKMALDAGAIVLKNVLGLVCDPVAGLVEIPCAKRNSSGAISALCTADLVMAGVESKIPFDDTVSAMYKVGKSLPAALRETALGGVAITKAGLELKKKVFGEK, encoded by the coding sequence ATGTTTGCAAGATCAGGAGAAGAATTATTAGAAATTTGCAATAATGAAAATATAAATTTAAGTGAGTATGCTATAAGATTTGAAATGGAGAATAATGAATTATCAAGAGATGAAGTTTATGAAAAGATGAGAAAAAATCTTGAGGTAATGAAAGTTGGAGCTATGGAAGGCAGAGAAAAGGCTGTTTATTCTGTAAGTGGACTTATAGGAGGAGATGCATATAAGCTGCAAAAGTACTTAGAAAGTGGTAAGTCTTTAACAGGGGATACAATGATAATGGCTATGGCTATGGCTTTATCATCTTCAGAGGTTAATGCTTCTATGGGGAAAATTGTGGCATGTCCAACAGCAGGATCTTGCGGAATAGTTCCATCGGTTATCTTATCAGCAGGAGAGAAATTAGGGAAAAATGATAAAGAACTTATAGAGGCATTGTTTGCAGCATCAGCAGTTGGGATGATTATAGGGATGAATGCAACACTTGCCGGCGCAGAAGGTGGATGTCAAGCAGAATGTGGCTCAGCAGCAGCAATGGCATCAGCAGCAGTAGTTGAAATGATGGGAGGAACTCCTAAAATGGCATTAGATGCAGGGGCAATTGTTCTTAAAAATGTTTTAGGTTTAGTTTGTGATCCAGTTGCTGGACTTGTTGAAATACCATGTGCTAAGAGAAATTCATCAGGAGCAATAAGTGCTTTATGTACAGCGGATTTGGTTATGGCGGGAGTTGAATCAAAAATTCCATTTGATGATACTGTATCGGCTATGTATAAAGTTGGAAAGAGTTTACCAGCTGCTTTAAGAGAAACAGCTCTTGGTGGAGTGGCTATTACTAAAGCTGGACTTGAACTTAAAAAGAAAGTATTTGGAGAAAAGTAG
- the brnQ gene encoding branched-chain amino acid transport system II carrier protein, with the protein MRKNTKDSIVIGFALFSMFFGAGNLIFPAFLGHTLGKDFFLGIIGFIITGVGLPLLAILACSKGDGTFETLAGKIDKKFAVLCTAILFIAIGPMLGIPRTAATTYELTIHPFFPNISPLVAMTIYFLINLFFVLRSSSVIDAIGKYLTPALLIILTIIIIKGIFMPIGEILNTNATSVLPSALLQGYQTMDAIAALLFAGIITTSLISKGYKEKQMPSMILKSSLVAVIGLAFVYGGLMYIGAQTVNLAPSDIGKTGLLLLISKSVLGNIGTTLIGVAMGLACLTTSIGLLTAGATFFEKVSKGKLSFKLNAIVLAIISLGIACLGVDKIVVLSEPILNVLYPVSITLIVTTLLSKYITNIKAVKLGVYTSLIFGLLFAIPGLNLSFIPLANIGFGWVLPTLLAICLGYIIFSTQPQINANEI; encoded by the coding sequence TTTTTCCAGCATTTCTTGGACATACTTTAGGAAAAGACTTTTTCCTTGGAATTATCGGTTTTATTATAACTGGGGTTGGACTGCCTTTACTTGCTATTCTGGCTTGTTCTAAAGGCGATGGTACTTTTGAGACTTTAGCCGGAAAAATTGATAAAAAATTTGCTGTTTTATGTACTGCTATTCTTTTTATCGCTATAGGACCAATGCTTGGTATTCCTAGAACTGCAGCAACAACTTATGAACTTACTATACATCCATTTTTCCCTAATATATCTCCATTAGTTGCTATGACGATATATTTTTTAATAAATTTATTTTTTGTACTTAGAAGTTCATCTGTAATAGATGCTATAGGAAAATATTTAACACCTGCATTATTAATTATATTAACAATAATTATTATTAAAGGAATTTTTATGCCTATAGGTGAAATTCTTAATACTAATGCTACTTCTGTTTTACCATCAGCATTATTACAAGGTTATCAAACTATGGATGCAATTGCAGCATTATTATTTGCTGGAATTATAACAACATCTCTAATTTCTAAAGGATATAAAGAAAAACAAATGCCATCTATGATTTTAAAATCTAGCTTAGTTGCTGTAATAGGACTTGCTTTTGTCTATGGTGGATTAATGTATATAGGTGCTCAGACTGTAAACTTAGCACCATCTGATATCGGAAAAACTGGATTACTTTTATTAATATCAAAGAGTGTTTTAGGTAATATTGGAACAACTCTTATAGGTGTTGCAATGGGACTTGCTTGTTTAACTACTTCAATTGGACTTTTAACCGCTGGAGCTACTTTCTTTGAAAAAGTGTCAAAAGGTAAACTTTCATTTAAGTTAAATGCCATTGTTTTAGCTATTATAAGTCTTGGAATTGCTTGCCTTGGAGTTGATAAAATAGTAGTTTTATCTGAACCAATATTAAATGTTCTATATCCGGTTTCAATAACACTTATAGTTACAACACTATTATCAAAATATATTACAAATATAAAAGCAGTAAAATTAGGTGTATATACTTCATTAATATTTGGCCTACTTTTTGCTATACCAGGTTTGAACCTTAGTTTCATCCCACTTGCTAATATAGGTTTTGGTTGGGTTTTACCTACATTACTTGCTATATGTTTAGGATACATTATATTTTCTACTCAACCTCAAATAAATGCAAATGAAATATAA
- a CDS encoding SpaA isopeptide-forming pilin-related protein: MKIETNESRKEKNNLDSKKSEVDNLNENATLTNPKEFTITPEQTKPVEITVNDTAITGTVNITVNDQNNKPVVGAQIQVIDSTGNVVQTVTTNSLGEANITNLPYGNYTLKESKVPEGYILASTNPITISIKANNQVLPENIINTVITGSLQVTKTDEEKTKPIQGATFQIRQSSNSSVVSTQTTNASGQFTVLDLPYGSYNLVEMAVPEGYVLNSNPIPFSIKTNNEVVTQDITNKEKTGELIIKKEDATTSELLEGAVFTITNSAGKSFGTVTTGSDGQGNINLLPGDYIATETTPPSGYVSNTTEQNFTIPFNPQAPVMLTFKDTKQLCKVTITKVDASNTSKVLQGATFTIKTQEGVIVQTLTTGLDGTATTSLSAGTYTLEEIEAPVGYVTM, encoded by the coding sequence ATGAAAATAGAAACAAATGAAAGCAGAAAAGAAAAAAATAATTTAGATTCAAAAAAATCTGAAGTTGATAATCTAAATGAAAATGCAACTTTAACAAATCCTAAAGAATTTACAATAACACCTGAACAAACTAAACCAGTTGAAATAACAGTTAATGATACAGCAATAACAGGTACGGTTAATATAACTGTAAATGATCAAAATAATAAGCCAGTAGTTGGAGCTCAGATACAAGTAATAGATTCAACAGGTAATGTAGTACAAACAGTAACTACTAATTCTTTAGGTGAAGCAAATATAACAAATTTACCATATGGGAATTATACTTTAAAGGAATCTAAAGTACCCGAGGGATATATTTTGGCAAGTACTAATCCAATAACTATTTCTATAAAGGCTAATAATCAAGTATTACCAGAAAATATAATAAATACAGTAATAACGGGTTCATTACAAGTAACTAAGACTGATGAAGAAAAAACAAAACCTATACAAGGTGCTACATTCCAAATACGACAAAGTTCAAATAGTTCAGTAGTATCAACTCAAACTACTAACGCTTCAGGACAATTTACAGTATTAGATTTACCATATGGTAGTTATAATCTTGTAGAAATGGCGGTACCAGAGGGATATGTTTTAAATTCAAATCCTATTCCATTTTCTATAAAGACTAATAACGAAGTAGTGACTCAAGATATAACTAATAAAGAAAAAACAGGTGAACTAATTATTAAAAAAGAAGATGCTACAACTAGTGAGCTACTAGAAGGCGCAGTATTTACTATTACAAATTCTGCAGGAAAATCATTTGGTACAGTAACAACAGGTAGTGATGGGCAAGGAAATATAAATTTATTACCTGGAGATTATATTGCAACAGAAACTACACCACCAAGTGGATATGTTTCAAATACTACAGAACAAAATTTTACTATACCATTTAATCCACAAGCACCAGTAATGTTAACTTTTAAGGATACTAAACAATTATGCAAAGTAACTATTACTAAGGTGGATGCAAGTAATACTAGCAAAGTTTTACAAGGAGCAACCTTTACAATTAAAACTCAAGAAGGCGTTATAGTCCAAACTCTTACGACAGGATTAGATGGAACTGCAACTACAAGTTTATCAGCAGGGACTTATACACTAGAGGAAATTGAAGCTCCAGTAGGATATGTAACAATGTAA
- a CDS encoding SpaA isopeptide-forming pilin-related protein, producing the protein MKPETNETEKETKNLESTNFNSSSGVKQFTINQGQTTPLNLTIANKPIQGSLEITKIDAITKAPLQGATFNVLNLAGKVVGTGTTNSKGKLTINNLPAGNYTYVETVAPTGYVLDSTPVPFSIKTNGQVVTAKIVNQAIEGSLEITKIDAITEAPLSCAKFVIRNNQNNIVACGWTNSQGKLCFSLPYGSYTYQEVCAPKGYQSNTTPILFEINTSNEVVMANVTNQAITPPVNNNGILKITKVDLCNIGEVLPGAKFQIINSKGNIVKTVVTNNQGVAEVSLPAGIYYVIEIKAPIGYGICRTRRRITVMAGKTSELLSRNRKLNNFCKCNPCCYNSCDFPNYKIIPPVNNNGILKITKVDLCNIGEVLPGAQFQIVDCNGNIVKTVVTNNQGIAEVSLPAGIYYVIEIKAPIGYGICRTRRRITVMAGKTSELLSRDIKINGFSYPY; encoded by the coding sequence ATGAAACCAGAGACAAATGAAACTGAAAAAGAAACTAAAAATTTGGAATCAACAAATTTTAATTCAAGTTCAGGAGTTAAACAATTCACTATTAATCAAGGACAAACAACACCATTAAATTTAACTATAGCTAATAAACCAATTCAGGGATCATTGGAAATAACAAAAATAGATGCTATAACTAAAGCACCGTTACAAGGAGCAACATTTAATGTATTAAATTTAGCAGGAAAAGTAGTAGGAACGGGAACAACAAATAGTAAAGGTAAGTTAACAATAAATAATCTTCCAGCAGGAAACTACACTTATGTAGAAACAGTAGCACCAACAGGATATGTACTAGATAGTACACCAGTACCATTTAGTATAAAAACAAATGGGCAAGTAGTAACAGCAAAGATAGTAAACCAAGCAATAGAAGGATCTTTAGAAATAACAAAAATAGATGCAATAACAGAAGCACCATTGTCATGTGCAAAATTTGTTATAAGGAATAATCAGAATAATATAGTTGCTTGTGGTTGGACAAATAGTCAAGGAAAATTATGCTTTAGTTTACCTTATGGTAGTTACACTTATCAAGAAGTTTGTGCTCCAAAGGGATATCAAAGCAATACAACTCCAATATTATTTGAAATAAATACAAGCAATGAAGTTGTTATGGCTAACGTAACGAATCAAGCGATAACACCACCAGTAAATAATAATGGTATTCTAAAAATAACTAAGGTAGACTTATGCAATATAGGTGAAGTTCTACCAGGCGCTAAATTCCAAATAATTAATTCTAAGGGCAATATAGTAAAAACAGTTGTAACCAATAATCAAGGGGTTGCAGAGGTAAGTTTACCAGCAGGAATTTATTATGTAATAGAAATAAAAGCACCAATTGGATATGGAATATGCAGAACAAGAAGAAGAATAACAGTAATGGCAGGAAAGACATCAGAATTATTATCTAGAAATAGAAAACTAAATAATTTCTGTAAATGTAATCCTTGTTGTTACAATTCTTGTGATTTTCCAAATTATAAAATAATACCGCCAGTAAATAATAATGGTATATTAAAAATAACAAAAGTAGATTTGTGTAATATAGGTGAAGTTTTACCAGGAGCTCAATTCCAGATAGTTGATTGTAATGGAAATATAGTAAAAACAGTTGTAACTAATAATCAAGGAATTGCAGAGGTAAGTTTACCAGCAGGAATTTATTATGTAATAGAAATAAAAGCACCAATTGGATATGGAATATGCAGAACAAGAAGAAGAATAACAGTAATGGCAGGAAAGACATCGGAGTTACTATCTAGAGATATAAAGATAAATGGATTTTCATATCCATATTAG
- the thiW gene encoding energy coupling factor transporter S component ThiW translates to MNKEKISTKKLALSGILVAISTILGTFSIPFLGAKISPVQHFINVLSAVTIGQVYGVGTAFVTSLLRNILGTGSLLAFPGSMIGAFLDGFIYSKFNKVEGALIGEIIGTGILGAIVAFPIASIILGKDVALFFYVVPFSLSSLFGGIIAYILIKIHSVRILLKKN, encoded by the coding sequence ATGAACAAAGAAAAAATTTCAACAAAAAAACTGGCATTAAGTGGTATATTAGTAGCTATATCTACTATATTAGGTACATTTTCAATACCATTTTTAGGAGCTAAAATATCACCAGTACAACATTTTATTAATGTATTATCAGCAGTTACTATAGGACAGGTTTATGGAGTAGGAACTGCATTTGTAACATCATTATTAAGAAATATATTGGGGACAGGTAGTTTACTTGCATTTCCAGGAAGTATGATAGGGGCATTTTTAGATGGATTCATATATAGTAAATTTAATAAAGTAGAAGGTGCTTTAATAGGAGAAATCATAGGAACTGGAATACTAGGAGCTATAGTAGCATTTCCAATAGCATCTATAATTTTAGGAAAGGATGTAGCGTTGTTTTTCTATGTAGTTCCTTTTTCATTAAGCTCTTTATTTGGTGGGATAATAGCATATATTTTAATTAAAATACATAGCGTAAGAATTTTATTAAAAAAAAATTAG